The proteins below come from a single Verrucomicrobiia bacterium genomic window:
- a CDS encoding NAD-dependent epimerase/dehydratase family protein has protein sequence MKILITGICGFVGATLAENIRAAGWPCEVWGLDNFTRPGSEENRARLRRLGIRVQAGDLRQASDLEALPAVDWVIDAAANASVLAGTAGQTSSRQLLEHNLWGTVEMLEYCKRHRAGLILLSTSRVYAIEPLARLPVVVKDQAFVPQPGAPWPDGLTEAGISESFSVAAPRSVYGASKLASEVLALEYGADFGFPVWINRCGVMAGAGQFGRPDQGIFSFWIHSHCRRRPLRYLGFDGQGHQVRDCLHPRDLLPLLRRQMEQPTADKPRLVNVSGGRASATSLRQLTAWCDARFGPHPVHSDPRPRPFDLPWVVLDATLAQQAWGWQPQTPPAAIFEEIARHAEQRPDWLELSEA, from the coding sequence ATGAAGATCCTCATCACGGGTATTTGCGGGTTTGTGGGGGCGACCCTGGCGGAAAACATCCGTGCCGCCGGCTGGCCGTGTGAAGTGTGGGGTCTGGACAATTTCACCCGGCCCGGCAGCGAGGAAAACCGGGCGCGGTTGCGTCGCCTGGGAATTCGGGTCCAGGCCGGCGACCTGCGTCAAGCCAGCGATCTGGAGGCCCTCCCCGCCGTGGACTGGGTCATTGACGCCGCCGCCAATGCCAGCGTGCTGGCGGGTACCGCCGGCCAGACCAGCAGCCGCCAGTTGCTGGAACACAACCTTTGGGGCACGGTGGAAATGCTGGAGTACTGCAAGCGCCACCGGGCGGGGCTGATCCTATTGAGCACCAGCCGGGTGTATGCCATCGAACCCCTGGCGCGGCTGCCGGTGGTGGTCAAAGACCAGGCTTTCGTGCCCCAACCCGGCGCCCCCTGGCCGGACGGTTTGACGGAGGCGGGCATCAGCGAATCCTTTTCCGTGGCGGCCCCCCGCTCCGTGTACGGCGCCAGCAAACTCGCCTCCGAGGTCCTCGCCCTGGAATACGGCGCGGATTTCGGCTTCCCGGTCTGGATCAATCGCTGCGGCGTCATGGCGGGCGCGGGCCAGTTTGGGCGGCCGGATCAGGGCATTTTCTCCTTCTGGATCCACAGCCATTGCCGGCGACGCCCCTTGCGCTACCTCGGCTTTGACGGCCAGGGCCATCAGGTGCGGGACTGCCTGCATCCCCGGGATTTGCTGCCGCTGTTGCGCCGCCAGATGGAGCAGCCCACCGCAGATAAACCGCGCCTTGTCAACGTCTCCGGCGGGCGCGCCTCCGCCACCTCCCTGCGTCAGCTTACCGCCTGGTGCGATGCCCGTTTTGGGCCGCATCCCGTGCACAGTGATCCACGCCCCCGGCCCTTTGACCTGCCCTGGGTGGTGCTCGATGCCACGCTGGCGCAGCAGGCCTGGGGCTGGCAGCCACAAACGCCCCCCGCCGCGATTTTTGAGGAAATCGCCCGGCACGCGGAACAGCGGCCGGACTGGCTGGAACTTTCCGAGGCCTGA
- a CDS encoding RNA-binding protein: protein MSTKLFVGNLSFNTTENDLQDSFAAHGTVVEATLMMDRNSGRPRGFGFVTMSTPEEAQKAIEAMHGKSLDGRNLTVNLARPREERPFNSQGPRRGSRREHRGSFGRY from the coding sequence ATGAGCACGAAGTTATTCGTTGGCAACCTCTCCTTCAACACGACGGAAAACGACCTCCAGGATTCGTTTGCGGCGCACGGCACGGTGGTCGAGGCCACCCTGATGATGGACCGCAACAGCGGCCGTCCGCGCGGGTTTGGTTTCGTCACCATGAGCACGCCGGAAGAAGCCCAAAAGGCGATTGAAGCCATGCACGGCAAGTCGCTGGACGGGCGCAACCTGACCGTCAACCTCGCCCGCCCGCGTGAGGAGCGCCCCTTCAATTCGCAGGGGCCCCGCCGCGGCAGCCGGCGCGAGCATCGCGGTTCCTTTGGCCGCTATTAA
- a CDS encoding sialate O-acetylesterase — protein sequence MKNLHPMVSCGRWFCLGLLAVWSGSSLLADVRLPRIFSDNMVLQQGASVPVWGWADEGEQVTVTCQGQRVTTVAKNGRWLVRLNNLRVATAEAPETLTVDGKNRIRFQNVLVGEVWLASGQSNMEWPLDAAFEPEKDIATATNDNIRLFTVDKVRAYEPQEDLSPKARWLECRPFNVPKFSAVGYYFARALQQARNVPVGIIHTSWGGSPAEVWMSLDALKPYPDLLQQWEQRQETLAKYEEALKKWQEASRAAKARGEQPKGRAPGRPWIPTELYNGMLYPLAPYAVKGAIWYQGESNAGRAWQYRTLFPDLIKNWRATWGQPEFYFMAVQLAPFMARTNVPTESAWAELREAQLLATKLPGVGLAVITDVGEENDIHPRKKQPVGERLALAARGIAYKERGLVYSGPVFKKMTVRKNQAVLTFDHVGDGLEARGGELKGFAICGEDRQWVWGQAQIGGRKNDEVIVSHPNISKPVAVRYGWANFPEGNLWNKNGLPASPFRTDDFPLTTMPKPKAP from the coding sequence ATGAAAAACTTGCACCCCATGGTTTCGTGCGGACGGTGGTTTTGTCTGGGTCTCCTGGCCGTGTGGAGCGGATCGTCGCTGCTGGCCGATGTACGGCTGCCGCGCATCTTCAGTGACAACATGGTGCTGCAACAGGGCGCCAGTGTGCCGGTCTGGGGCTGGGCCGATGAAGGCGAGCAGGTCACCGTGACCTGCCAGGGCCAGCGCGTCACCACCGTGGCCAAAAACGGCCGGTGGCTGGTGCGTTTGAACAATCTGCGGGTGGCCACCGCCGAGGCGCCCGAAACCCTTACCGTGGACGGCAAGAACCGCATTCGCTTTCAAAATGTGCTGGTGGGCGAGGTGTGGCTTGCCAGCGGCCAATCCAACATGGAATGGCCCCTGGACGCCGCCTTCGAGCCGGAAAAAGACATCGCCACCGCTACCAATGACAACATCCGCCTGTTCACCGTGGACAAGGTGCGCGCCTACGAGCCCCAGGAAGACCTCAGCCCCAAGGCGCGCTGGCTCGAGTGCCGCCCCTTCAACGTGCCCAAGTTTTCAGCGGTGGGCTATTACTTTGCCCGCGCCCTGCAGCAGGCTCGCAACGTCCCGGTGGGCATCATCCATACCTCCTGGGGTGGCTCGCCGGCGGAAGTGTGGATGAGCCTGGACGCCCTCAAGCCCTATCCCGACCTCCTCCAGCAATGGGAACAACGCCAGGAAACCCTCGCCAAATACGAGGAGGCCCTGAAAAAATGGCAGGAGGCTTCCCGCGCCGCCAAAGCCCGCGGTGAACAGCCCAAAGGGCGGGCGCCGGGCCGGCCCTGGATTCCCACCGAACTTTACAACGGCATGCTGTATCCGCTGGCGCCTTATGCCGTCAAAGGAGCAATCTGGTACCAGGGCGAGTCCAACGCCGGCCGCGCCTGGCAGTACCGCACGTTATTTCCCGACCTGATCAAAAACTGGCGCGCCACCTGGGGGCAGCCGGAGTTTTATTTCATGGCCGTGCAACTGGCCCCCTTCATGGCGCGCACCAACGTGCCCACGGAAAGCGCCTGGGCCGAGCTGCGCGAAGCCCAGTTGCTGGCCACCAAACTGCCCGGCGTGGGCCTGGCGGTGATCACCGATGTGGGCGAGGAAAACGACATCCATCCGCGCAAAAAACAGCCGGTGGGCGAGCGCCTGGCGCTGGCGGCGCGCGGCATTGCCTACAAGGAGCGCGGCCTGGTGTATTCCGGGCCGGTCTTCAAGAAAATGACCGTCCGCAAAAATCAGGCAGTGCTGACGTTTGACCACGTGGGGGACGGTCTGGAGGCCCGCGGCGGCGAGCTGAAGGGCTTTGCCATTTGCGGCGAAGATCGCCAATGGGTATGGGGCCAGGCCCAGATCGGCGGCCGGAAGAATGACGAAGTCATCGTCAGCCATCCCAATATCAGCAAACCGGTGGCCGTGCGCTATGGCTGGGCCAATTTCCCCGAAGGCAATTTGTGGAATAAGAATGGCCTGCCCGCCTCGCCTTTCCGCACGGATGACTTTCCGCTGACCACCATGCCCAAACCCAAAGCGCCGTAG
- a CDS encoding MBL fold metallo-hydrolase, translating into MPLTFIFLGTGTSIGVPVIGKTYPPAFLANPKNHRTRCSMYLATPQVKLAIDTPPDFRTQMLRENLSYLDAVLFTHAHSDHVMGLDDCRRVCVVRQGPLPVYADAPTMDALRRIFAYAFHDGPHPNGYFVPEPHLIQGPFHLGDLRIVPVALPHGQIGSLGFLFYQEDVLQLAYLNDCKAVPPGVIEQARHARALVLDALQRRPHWTHLSLPEAIEVVRQIQPERAYFTHLSDDYDHDAAQAELPAGMMFAYDGLRVELA; encoded by the coding sequence ATGCCATTAACGTTCATCTTTCTGGGTACGGGCACCTCGATCGGCGTGCCGGTCATTGGCAAGACGTATCCGCCTGCTTTTCTGGCGAATCCCAAGAATCACCGGACCCGCTGCTCGATGTACCTGGCCACGCCGCAGGTGAAACTGGCCATTGACACGCCGCCGGACTTCCGCACGCAGATGTTGCGGGAGAATTTGTCGTACCTCGATGCAGTGCTCTTCACCCATGCCCATTCGGATCATGTCATGGGCCTGGACGATTGCCGCCGGGTGTGTGTGGTGCGGCAGGGGCCGCTGCCAGTGTATGCCGATGCTCCCACCATGGACGCCCTGCGCCGGATTTTTGCGTATGCCTTCCATGACGGGCCCCATCCCAACGGTTATTTTGTGCCGGAGCCGCATTTGATCCAGGGGCCATTTCATTTGGGGGATTTGCGGATTGTGCCGGTGGCCCTGCCGCACGGGCAAATTGGCAGCCTGGGCTTTTTGTTTTATCAAGAGGACGTGCTGCAACTGGCCTACCTCAACGATTGCAAGGCCGTGCCGCCGGGCGTCATTGAACAGGCCCGGCACGCGCGGGCCCTGGTGTTGGATGCCCTGCAGCGGCGGCCGCACTGGACGCATCTTTCGTTGCCGGAGGCCATCGAGGTGGTGCGGCAAATTCAGCCGGAGCGCGCTTATTTTACGCACCTGTCGGACGACTACGATCACGACGCCGCCCAGGCGGAGCTGCCGGCGGGGATGATGTTTGCCTACGACGGCTTGCGGGTGGAGTTGGCTTGA
- a CDS encoding metallophosphoesterase: protein MAWSRRKALRCLSVGGLLAARFWPASAVARETEAPGTFTFAVLNDLHYLSPDCGKFLRGALAQVGAHRPELCLVLGDLVETGRREDLAAVRRLLDESRLRYYTVIGNHDYTPADSPRYYKYFFPRRWNYTFTFKGWQFLGLDTSEGLKYENTRISTETLRWVEHTVPRLSPTAPTIVFTHFPLGPGVRYRPLNADELLDKLAGLNLKAVFCGHFHGYTRKAVLQTVAYTNRCCALKRNNHDRSREKGFFICEAAAGEVQVRFVEVPVPPTAAPQANSTRKPS, encoded by the coding sequence ATGGCCTGGTCACGACGCAAAGCGCTGCGCTGTCTGAGTGTGGGGGGACTTCTGGCTGCCCGGTTTTGGCCCGCCTCCGCGGTGGCCCGAGAGACCGAAGCCCCGGGGACGTTCACGTTCGCCGTCCTCAATGACCTGCATTATCTCTCCCCGGATTGTGGAAAATTTTTGCGCGGCGCGCTCGCGCAGGTGGGGGCCCATCGGCCCGAGTTGTGTCTGGTGCTGGGTGATTTGGTGGAAACCGGCCGCCGTGAGGACCTTGCCGCAGTGCGGCGGCTCCTGGATGAATCCCGCCTGCGCTATTACACGGTCATCGGCAACCACGATTACACCCCCGCCGACAGCCCGCGTTATTACAAATATTTCTTCCCCCGCCGGTGGAATTACACCTTCACCTTCAAGGGCTGGCAATTCCTGGGCCTCGATACCAGTGAGGGATTAAAATACGAAAACACCCGGATTTCCACGGAGACGTTGCGCTGGGTGGAGCACACCGTCCCGCGGCTTTCCCCCACCGCCCCCACCATTGTCTTCACCCATTTCCCCCTGGGGCCGGGAGTGCGCTATCGGCCGCTCAACGCGGACGAATTATTGGACAAGCTGGCGGGCCTGAACCTGAAGGCAGTTTTCTGCGGCCATTTCCACGGTTACACCCGCAAGGCCGTGCTGCAAACGGTCGCCTACACCAACCGCTGCTGCGCCTTGAAGCGCAACAATCACGATCGCTCCCGGGAAAAGGGATTCTTCATTTGTGAGGCCGCCGCCGGCGAGGTGCAAGTGCGTTTTGTGGAGGTGCCGGTGCCACCCACCGCCGCCCCTCAAGCCAACTCCACCCGCAAGCCGTCGTAG
- a CDS encoding prepilin-type N-terminal cleavage/methylation domain-containing protein yields MKRTTQSSRGAFTLIELLVVIAIIAILAALLLPALAQAKKRAQRIACANNLKQVGLAFKIWANDNNGRFPWHVIRADGGSYASPGAWGHFMAASNELQNPKVIQCPTDTEAVRVNTWEPSSGSADNLRNHADNAVSYGVHLESVEKGPVMHMAIDRNIRGGERGATCNGGPAGPANVSVAVVKLKVPPAGSFNTRWADDVMHMGQGNAVLTDGSVQQFTQNGLVRQLQTKNIDGSIDGNLSNCTQMPRALTP; encoded by the coding sequence ATGAAACGCACAACCCAGTCCTCCCGCGGGGCTTTCACCCTCATCGAACTGCTGGTGGTGATTGCCATCATTGCGATTCTGGCCGCGCTGTTGCTGCCGGCCCTGGCCCAGGCCAAGAAGCGCGCCCAACGTATCGCCTGCGCCAACAATCTGAAGCAGGTGGGTCTGGCCTTCAAGATTTGGGCCAACGACAATAATGGGCGCTTTCCGTGGCATGTGATTCGCGCGGACGGCGGCTCCTACGCTTCGCCCGGAGCCTGGGGTCATTTCATGGCGGCCTCCAATGAATTGCAGAACCCCAAGGTCATTCAATGCCCCACGGATACGGAAGCCGTGCGCGTGAACACCTGGGAACCCTCCTCGGGCAGCGCGGACAACCTGCGCAACCATGCGGACAATGCCGTGAGCTACGGCGTGCATCTGGAATCGGTGGAAAAGGGTCCGGTGATGCACATGGCCATTGACCGCAACATTCGCGGCGGCGAGCGGGGCGCCACCTGCAATGGCGGCCCGGCCGGTCCGGCCAACGTGAGCGTGGCGGTGGTTAAACTGAAAGTCCCGCCGGCCGGCAGCTTCAACACCCGCTGGGCGGACGACGTCATGCACATGGGCCAGGGCAACGCCGTGCTGACGGACGGTAGCGTGCAGCAGTTCACCCAAAATGGCCTGGTGCGCCAACTGCAAACCAAGAACATTGACGGCAGCATTGACGGCAACCTCAGTAACTGCACTCAGATGCCGCGCGCGCTGACGCCGTAA
- a CDS encoding prepilin-type N-terminal cleavage/methylation domain-containing protein, which yields MKQTRTKKFGAFTLIELLVVIAIIAILAALLLPALAQAKKRAQRISCVNNLKQVSLGFRIFANDNEDRFPWQLTNNAPIGNYFIWAGNELANPKICVCPADMGRNPSQSFSNNTTFVANQHLSYFVNRQSRDSEANNLMLGDRDFSGTGTITTWNNLSWDSANVDLHEANGNAALSDGSVQQLTARSLQKSVESALQAGYKIDVVKP from the coding sequence ATGAAGCAAACGCGCACTAAAAAATTCGGGGCCTTCACTCTGATCGAGCTGCTGGTCGTCATCGCCATCATCGCCATCCTGGCCGCTCTGCTGCTGCCGGCGCTGGCCCAGGCCAAGAAGCGTGCCCAACGCATCTCCTGCGTGAACAACCTCAAGCAGGTCAGCTTGGGCTTCCGCATCTTCGCCAATGACAACGAAGACCGGTTCCCCTGGCAGTTGACCAACAATGCCCCCATCGGCAATTACTTCATTTGGGCGGGCAACGAGCTGGCCAATCCCAAGATTTGCGTCTGCCCGGCGGACATGGGACGCAACCCGTCGCAGAGCTTCTCCAACAACACCACCTTTGTGGCCAACCAGCACCTGAGCTACTTTGTGAACCGCCAGTCGCGCGACTCCGAGGCCAACAACCTGATGCTGGGCGACCGTGACTTCAGCGGCACCGGCACCATCACCACGTGGAACAACCTCTCTTGGGATTCGGCCAATGTGGATCTCCATGAGGCCAACGGCAATGCCGCTTTGAGCGACGGCAGCGTGCAACAACTGACCGCCCGCAGCCTCCAGAAATCGGTGGAATCCGCCCTCCAGGCTGGATACAAGATTGACGTGGTCAAACCGTAA
- the efp gene encoding elongation factor P, whose product MASANDLRRGMAIDYNGDICVVLDTQHRTPGNLRAFVQATLRSIRTGKSSDVRFSSTQRIEVVPMVTRKMEFSYKDGEDYVFTDPETYETVNLSPELLGDAVNYLTENAPVTVTFVEGKAVLVELPASVVLTVVDAPEGIRGDSANNVMKPVTLETGLVVQAPLFIKTGEKIKIDSRTGKYIERA is encoded by the coding sequence ATGGCAAGCGCAAACGATTTACGCCGGGGCATGGCCATTGATTACAATGGCGATATTTGTGTGGTTCTGGATACCCAGCATCGCACGCCGGGCAACCTGCGTGCTTTCGTGCAGGCCACCCTGCGCAGCATCCGCACGGGCAAATCCTCCGACGTCCGCTTCTCTTCCACGCAGCGGATCGAGGTGGTGCCCATGGTCACCCGCAAAATGGAGTTCAGCTATAAGGACGGCGAGGACTATGTCTTCACCGACCCGGAGACCTACGAAACGGTGAATCTCTCGCCCGAGCTGCTGGGCGACGCTGTGAATTACCTCACCGAAAACGCGCCGGTGACGGTCACCTTTGTGGAGGGCAAGGCGGTGTTGGTGGAATTGCCCGCCAGTGTGGTGCTGACAGTGGTGGACGCGCCGGAAGGCATCCGGGGCGACTCGGCCAACAACGTGATGAAGCCCGTGACCCTGGAAACAGGGCTGGTGGTGCAGGCGCCCCTGTTCATCAAGACCGGCGAGAAAATCAAAATTGACAGCCGGACGGGCAAGTACATCGAGCGCGCCTGA
- a CDS encoding alpha/beta hydrolase has protein sequence MAESLQMQVQGDASAPRLVYLPGLHGDWHYNAGLRDALKGHVQLVELAYPREPSWKLEDYVQAIEAALLAAGFREGWLLGESFGSQVAWGMIGRAETQRAAGQPHFQPKGLILAGGFVRYPLMWGVRLVRGTHQSLPMAAVAALLRGYLRLLRWRHRQAPHVRQSLQAHQDFQLQELARQAILSRYDIILAHDHRPLAQRTTLPVFYLTGFWDLIVPWFLVQPWLRRHCPGYRGWRLVWNSEHNILGFQPRTSASQILAWLKANGEPVL, from the coding sequence ATGGCCGAGTCATTGCAGATGCAAGTTCAGGGGGATGCTTCAGCGCCGCGTCTGGTTTATCTGCCCGGGTTGCATGGAGACTGGCATTACAATGCCGGTCTGCGTGATGCACTCAAAGGCCATGTGCAATTGGTCGAGCTGGCTTATCCGCGCGAGCCTTCCTGGAAATTGGAGGATTACGTGCAAGCCATTGAGGCCGCCTTGTTGGCCGCGGGTTTTCGGGAGGGCTGGCTTTTAGGCGAATCTTTTGGCTCCCAGGTGGCTTGGGGAATGATCGGCCGGGCCGAGACCCAAAGAGCGGCGGGACAACCTCATTTTCAGCCCAAAGGACTCATTCTGGCGGGCGGGTTTGTGCGTTACCCCTTGATGTGGGGGGTGCGCCTGGTGCGGGGCACGCATCAAAGTCTGCCCATGGCGGCCGTGGCGGCGCTCCTGCGCGGCTATTTGCGTCTGCTGCGCTGGCGGCATCGGCAGGCGCCGCACGTGCGCCAAAGTCTCCAGGCGCATCAGGATTTTCAACTCCAGGAGCTGGCCCGGCAGGCCATTCTCAGCCGGTACGACATCATCCTGGCCCATGATCACCGCCCCCTGGCGCAGCGCACCACTTTGCCGGTGTTTTATTTAACCGGCTTTTGGGATTTGATCGTGCCCTGGTTTTTGGTGCAACCCTGGCTGCGGCGACATTGCCCGGGGTACCGCGGCTGGCGGCTGGTCTGGAACAGCGAGCACAACATCCTCGGGTTTCAACCCCGCACGTCCGCCAGCCAGATTCTGGCCTGGCTCAAAGCCAATGGCGAGCCGGTGCTTTGA
- a CDS encoding RHS repeat-associated core domain-containing protein, with the protein MALNEQRFRGILAPGRPETMQAWGTIGTYEAREEPNPIPQDSSPQNDDCNVGGLLATVIHNGPDAGVYFPVYDGNGNVMGYVRGADGLLVAQYEYGPFGELLRATGPLSQTFNYLFSTKYHDWETGLLYYGHRYYNPTTGRWPNRDPLGEPGHQLLVQAGSSANLVPKETQAGNRSVRGSAPCRSGSCRGPRDGELMLYQFCKNEPVNYFDIDGRDFKVPRPIKQWYKLQAGVGVAVLIADSCILYMACKRLNVDEETFVRTPGTRILSIPLLPVITSLCPEGGVLYYRVWKPSTAGCDNELVVFCFGSGGGA; encoded by the coding sequence ATGGCCTTGAACGAACAGAGGTTTCGGGGGATATTGGCTCCGGGTCGGCCGGAAACCATGCAAGCGTGGGGAACCATCGGCACGTATGAGGCCAGGGAGGAGCCAAATCCCATCCCGCAGGATTCCTCTCCTCAGAATGATGATTGCAACGTGGGCGGGTTGTTGGCGACGGTGATTCATAATGGGCCGGATGCGGGGGTGTATTTTCCGGTTTATGATGGGAATGGGAACGTGATGGGGTATGTGCGGGGGGCGGATGGTTTGTTGGTGGCGCAATATGAATACGGCCCCTTTGGCGAACTCCTCCGCGCCACCGGCCCCCTCTCCCAGACCTTCAACTACCTTTTCTCCACCAAATACCATGACTGGGAAACCGGCCTCCTCTACTACGGCCACCGCTACTACAATCCCACCACTGGAAGGTGGCCAAATAGAGACCCGTTGGGCGAGCCAGGACATCAGCTACTCGTTCAGGCTGGAAGCAGCGCGAATCTCGTGCCGAAAGAGACCCAAGCAGGCAACCGCTCAGTCCGTGGCAGTGCCCCTTGCCGCAGCGGTAGTTGCCGGGGACCGCGTGACGGAGAACTCATGCTTTACCAGTTCTGCAAGAACGAGCCGGTTAACTACTTCGACATCGACGGACGCGACTTCAAGGTTCCTAGGCCAATCAAGCAGTGGTACAAACTGCAAGCCGGGGTTGGTGTCGCCGTGCTGATTGCCGACTCGTGTATCCTTTACATGGCGTGCAAACGCTTGAACGTCGACGAAGAGACGTTCGTTCGAACGCCAGGCACAAGAATCCTCAGCATCCCGCTTCTCCCTGTCATTACCTCACTCTGTCCGGAAGGTGGGGTGCTTTACTACCGGGTGTGGAAGCCGAGCACGGCAGGATGCGATAATGAACTTGTCGTCTTCTGCTTCGGATCTGGTGGAGGAGCGTAG